From Candidatus Dormiibacterota bacterium, a single genomic window includes:
- a CDS encoding CTP synthase — protein sequence MARFVFVTGGVVSSLGKGITAASIGTILKARGLTVVMQKLDPYLNVDPGTMSPYQHGEVFVTDDGAETDLDLGHYERFVDISLSKASNVTTGKIYASVIAKERRGDYLGATVQVIPHITNEIKERVLRVAEDSSPRPDVVIVEVGGTVGDIESLPFLEAIRQLKNDVGRRNVCYVHLTLVPYIAASEEFKSKPTQHSVNALRSIGIQPDVIVARSEQPIHQGLKDKIALFGDVETRAVINVPDVRTIYAVPLLLEEAGLGDFIVEQLDITADPPDLERWAELVARMDAPRPPVRIAVVGKYVQMPDAYMSVNEALRHAAVHHGAEVQLSWVNAEDLEGDVVSALEGVDGIVVPGGFGHRGIEGKLAASRYARHHRIPYLGLCLGMQCAVIDFAREVLGSEDANSTEFNAFTAHPVIDLLPEQRDIEDKGGTMRLGVYPCRLLPGSRAAAAYGEAVVYERHRHRFEFNNHYREPLERAGMLVSGVSPNGRLVEIVELRDHPFFVASQFHPEFRSRPNVPHPLFRDFLGAVCERAGVPSTPADPSAIVSPRLSV from the coding sequence ATGGCAAGGTTCGTGTTCGTCACCGGCGGAGTGGTCTCATCCCTGGGCAAGGGCATCACCGCGGCGTCGATCGGGACCATCCTGAAGGCGCGCGGGCTGACCGTGGTCATGCAGAAGCTCGACCCGTACCTCAACGTCGATCCGGGGACGATGTCGCCGTACCAGCACGGTGAGGTCTTCGTCACCGACGACGGCGCCGAGACCGACCTCGACCTCGGCCACTACGAGCGCTTCGTCGACATCTCGCTGAGCAAGGCGAGCAACGTCACCACCGGGAAGATCTACGCGAGCGTCATCGCCAAGGAGCGCCGCGGCGACTACCTCGGCGCCACCGTCCAGGTCATCCCCCACATCACCAACGAGATCAAGGAGCGGGTGCTCCGGGTCGCCGAGGACTCCTCCCCCCGCCCCGACGTGGTCATCGTCGAGGTCGGCGGCACCGTGGGCGACATCGAGTCGCTGCCCTTCCTCGAGGCCATCCGCCAGCTCAAGAACGACGTGGGACGGCGCAACGTGTGCTATGTCCACCTCACCCTGGTGCCCTACATCGCGGCGAGCGAGGAGTTCAAGAGCAAGCCGACCCAGCACAGCGTCAACGCGCTGCGCAGCATCGGCATCCAGCCCGACGTGATCGTGGCGCGCAGCGAGCAGCCGATCCACCAGGGGCTGAAGGACAAGATCGCGCTCTTCGGCGACGTCGAGACCCGCGCGGTGATCAACGTCCCCGACGTCCGCACCATCTACGCGGTGCCGCTGCTCCTCGAGGAGGCGGGCCTCGGCGACTTCATCGTCGAGCAGCTGGACATCACCGCCGACCCGCCCGACCTGGAGCGCTGGGCGGAGCTGGTGGCGCGGATGGACGCCCCCCGCCCGCCGGTGCGGATCGCGGTGGTGGGCAAGTACGTGCAGATGCCCGACGCGTACATGAGCGTCAACGAGGCGCTGCGCCATGCGGCGGTGCACCACGGCGCCGAGGTCCAGCTCAGCTGGGTCAACGCCGAGGACCTCGAGGGTGACGTGGTCTCGGCGCTCGAGGGCGTCGACGGCATCGTCGTCCCCGGCGGCTTCGGCCACCGCGGCATCGAGGGCAAGCTGGCGGCGTCGCGGTACGCGCGCCACCACCGCATCCCCTACCTCGGCCTCTGCCTGGGGATGCAGTGCGCGGTCATCGACTTCGCCCGCGAGGTGCTGGGATCGGAGGACGCCAACTCGACCGAGTTCAACGCCTTCACCGCCCACCCGGTGATCGACCTGCTCCCCGAGCAGCGCGACATCGAGGACAAGGGCGGCACCATGCGCCTCGGCGTCTACCCGTGCCGGCTGCTGCCCGGGTCGCGGGCCGCGGCGGCGTACGGCGAGGCGGTGGTCTACGAGCGCCACCGCCACCGCTTCGAGTTCAACAACCACTACCGCGAGCCGCTCGAGCGCGCCGGCATGCTGGTGAGCGGGGTCTCGCCCAACGGCCGGCTGGTGGAGATCGTCGAGCTCCGCGACCACCCGTTCTTCGTGGCGTCGCAGTTCCACCCGGAGTTCCGCTCGCGGCCGAACGTGCCCCACCCGCTGTTCCGCGACTTCCTCGGCGCGGTGTGCGAGCGCGCCGGGGTGCCCTCCACGCCCGCCGATCCCTCCGCCATCGTCAGCCCGCGGCTCTCGGTATGA
- a CDS encoding MBL fold metallo-hydrolase → MELTFIGLSCVRLRGRDVEVVIDPIPPGATSRPPRVNPDIVVHTEGEVDLSRLRPGEGRAQEVSGPGEYELRGVSVFGVVADATTTIMRVEVDDVRVCSIGRLRRQLTESEVDALGHVDVLAVPVGGGDGLEAQAAARLVNALEPAIVVPVRYAVPGVDGDYDPVDKFAKEMGLAEGWAPQPKLNLTGSLPTSEETRVVVLEPRAVTP, encoded by the coding sequence ATGGAACTCACCTTCATCGGACTCTCGTGCGTGCGGCTGCGCGGCCGCGACGTCGAGGTGGTCATCGACCCGATCCCGCCGGGGGCGACCAGCCGTCCGCCCCGGGTGAACCCGGACATCGTGGTGCACACCGAGGGCGAGGTCGACCTCTCCCGGCTGCGTCCCGGCGAGGGGCGCGCCCAGGAGGTCAGCGGTCCGGGCGAGTACGAGCTCCGCGGGGTGAGCGTCTTCGGCGTCGTCGCCGACGCCACCACGACGATCATGCGGGTCGAGGTCGACGACGTCCGGGTGTGCTCGATCGGCCGGCTGCGCCGGCAGCTCACCGAGAGCGAGGTCGACGCCCTCGGCCACGTCGATGTGCTCGCCGTCCCGGTCGGGGGTGGCGACGGCCTCGAGGCCCAGGCCGCGGCGCGCCTGGTCAACGCCCTCGAGCCCGCCATCGTGGTGCCGGTGCGCTACGCCGTGCCGGGCGTCGACGGCGACTACGACCCCGTGGACAAGTTCGCCAAGGAGATGGGCCTGGCCGAGGGCTGGGCGCCGCAGCCGAAGCTGAACCTCACCGGCTCGCTGCCCACCTCCGAGGAGACCCGGGTGGTGGTGCTGGAGCCGCGCGCGGTGACGCCCTGA
- a CDS encoding trypsin-like peptidase domain-containing protein yields the protein MLEDGLPVAAEEGSPPIVLPVPGSRPQRRPPLLAVVLLSACVGLVGGAAAAWGLYQRLGPVERIVTQPSPYSGGPVSPSYQSIAATAAPSVVKILTRPLSPADLAGRPQGFAVGFVASADGLVVTSAHALSGATRLRIAFPDGHAVDASVAGTDLIHGIAVLRAADSKALTPLTFAGSEGQAPRPGDLAITVGSPPFAATSVTAGQISSTGRVVPAAAAGVAGGAVVDVTTVDATADPSEDGAPVLDAAGRVIGVVLIGGDGAPPGVLALSGRSAADLVAAIERGGSARRPTLGVDAVVLDPATAVAVGLRPGALVRAVVPGGPSDAAGLIAGDDVTALDGIPLDAQHPLDAVALALTEGQRVVLTVVRGGVERTLSVVVGGG from the coding sequence ATGCTGGAGGACGGCCTGCCCGTCGCCGCCGAGGAGGGCTCCCCGCCGATCGTCCTCCCCGTGCCCGGGAGCCGTCCGCAGCGCCGCCCGCCGTTGCTCGCGGTGGTCCTGCTCAGCGCCTGCGTCGGCCTGGTCGGCGGCGCCGCCGCGGCCTGGGGGCTCTACCAGCGGCTGGGGCCGGTGGAGCGCATCGTCACCCAGCCCTCCCCGTACAGCGGCGGCCCGGTCTCCCCCTCGTACCAGAGCATCGCCGCCACCGCCGCGCCCTCGGTGGTGAAGATCCTCACCCGGCCGCTGAGCCCCGCCGACCTGGCGGGACGCCCCCAGGGCTTCGCGGTGGGCTTCGTGGCCAGCGCCGACGGCCTGGTGGTCACCAGCGCCCACGCGCTGAGCGGGGCCACCCGGCTCCGGATCGCCTTTCCCGACGGCCACGCCGTCGACGCCTCGGTGGCGGGGACCGACCTCATCCACGGCATCGCCGTGCTCCGGGCGGCCGACTCGAAGGCGCTGACCCCGCTGACCTTCGCCGGCTCCGAGGGGCAGGCGCCGCGGCCGGGCGACCTCGCCATCACCGTGGGGTCGCCCCCCTTCGCCGCCACCAGCGTCACCGCGGGCCAGATCAGCTCGACCGGCCGGGTGGTGCCCGCGGCCGCCGCCGGGGTGGCCGGGGGCGCGGTGGTCGACGTCACCACCGTCGACGCCACCGCCGACCCCTCCGAGGACGGCGCCCCGGTGCTCGACGCCGCCGGCCGGGTGATCGGCGTCGTGCTCATCGGCGGCGACGGCGCCCCGCCCGGGGTGCTCGCCCTCAGCGGCCGGAGCGCCGCCGACCTGGTCGCCGCCATCGAGCGTGGCGGCAGCGCCCGCCGGCCCACCCTCGGGGTCGACGCGGTGGTGCTCGACCCCGCCACCGCGGTGGCGGTGGGGCTGCGCCCGGGGGCGCTGGTCCGCGCCGTCGTCCCCGGCGGCCCCAGCGACGCAGCCGGTCTCATCGCCGGCGACGACGTCACCGCCCTCGACGGCATCCCCCTCGACGCCCAGCATCCCCTCGACGCCGTCGCCCTCGCCCTCACCGAGGGTCAGCGGGTGGTGCTCACCGTGGTCCGCGGCGGGGTCGAGCGCACCCTCAGCGTGGTGGTCGGCGGCGGCTGA
- a CDS encoding MBL fold metallo-hydrolase, whose translation MPESLMIAPRIRQIDTLLGGQDSLTAGFLVEGPRPALVETGARTSTETVRRHLRELGLGPDGLGWIVLTHVHLDHAGAVGDLAADFPSATVVVHEQGARHLVDPTRLVDSAARVYGDLLDSLYGRMLPVPQERILAAVDGQRIDLGGGHHLTMVESPGHAKHHQAVLDEDSGTLLVGDSVGVMLPGQPALRPAVPPPDFDLELSVGSLRKYVALRPQQLVLTHYGPLPDAAAGLAEAEETLHRWVELAERVTRESPDAGVEDIAAAFEAAFVPPPDQLDAAVRARMELLNGVHGNAAGIARYLAKRRSREEGGAPRP comes from the coding sequence ATGCCTGAGAGCCTGATGATCGCGCCTCGGATCCGGCAGATCGACACCCTGCTCGGAGGCCAGGACAGCCTCACCGCGGGCTTCCTGGTGGAGGGGCCGCGGCCCGCCCTGGTCGAGACCGGCGCGCGGACCAGCACCGAGACGGTGCGCCGCCATCTCCGCGAGCTGGGGCTGGGGCCCGACGGCCTCGGCTGGATCGTGCTCACCCACGTCCACCTCGACCACGCCGGCGCCGTCGGCGACCTCGCCGCCGACTTCCCGTCGGCGACGGTGGTGGTTCACGAGCAGGGGGCGCGCCACCTCGTCGACCCCACCCGGCTGGTCGACAGCGCCGCCCGGGTCTACGGCGACCTGCTGGACTCGCTCTACGGGCGGATGCTCCCGGTGCCGCAGGAGCGGATCCTCGCCGCCGTCGACGGCCAGCGCATCGACCTCGGTGGCGGCCACCATCTCACCATGGTCGAGTCGCCGGGGCACGCCAAGCACCACCAGGCGGTCCTCGACGAGGACTCGGGGACCCTGCTGGTCGGCGACTCGGTGGGGGTGATGCTGCCCGGGCAGCCGGCGCTGCGCCCGGCGGTGCCGCCGCCCGACTTCGACCTCGAGCTCTCGGTGGGCTCGCTCCGCAAGTACGTCGCCCTGCGCCCGCAGCAGCTGGTGCTCACCCACTACGGCCCGCTGCCGGACGCCGCCGCCGGCCTCGCCGAGGCGGAGGAGACCCTCCACCGCTGGGTCGAGCTCGCCGAGAGGGTGACCCGCGAGTCGCCGGACGCGGGCGTCGAGGACATCGCCGCCGCATTCGAGGCCGCCTTCGTGCCCCCGCCCGACCAGCTCGACGCGGCGGTGCGGGCGCGGATGGAGCTGCTCAACGGCGTCCACGGCAACGCCGCCGGGATCGCCCGCTACCTCGCGAAGCGCCGCTCGCGGGAGGAGGGAGGGGCTCCGCGCCCGTGA